In Populus nigra chromosome 1, ddPopNigr1.1, whole genome shotgun sequence, one genomic interval encodes:
- the LOC133690547 gene encoding trimethyltridecatetraene synthase-like has product MDNPPPPAITYTAAGLATVVLILLSRRLFGRKLKLPPGPKPWPIIGNFNLIGPLPHRSLHELAKKYGPIMQIKFGSIPVVVGSSAEVAEAILKTHDISLADRPKIAAGKYTTYNYSDITWSQYGPYWSHLRKFCNMEIFSPKRLDFYQHVRVEELHSLLKSLYKTSGTPFKTREKFSDLSLSVISRLVLGRNYTLESEKGKGVYTPHEFKKILDELFVLNGVLEIGDWIPWLSYFDLQGNIKKMKAVAKKVDRFIEHELEEHDARRNGVKNYVAKDMMDILLQLSDDPSLDVEFGRTGVKALTLDLIAGGTESTAVTAEWALAELLKKPEIFEKATEELDRVIGRERWVEEKDIVDLPYVTAIMKETMRLHNVSPLLVPRVAREDVQISGYDIPKGTVVMVNVWTIGRDPKIWDNPNEFCPERFLGEEIEVEGQNFKLMPFGAGKRICVGYPLGLKIIQSSVANLLHGFNWKLPKGMKKEDLDMEEIFALSTPKKNPLVAVAEPRLPPHLYSV; this is encoded by the exons ATGGACAATCCTCCTCCGCCAGCGATTACTTATACCGCCGCTGGTCTTGCCACCGTAGTGCTAATCCTCCTCTCTCGCCGCCTTTTCGGCCGTAAACTAAAACTTCCACCAGGCCCAAAACCATGGCCTATAATCGGAAACTTCAACCTTATAGGTCCACTTCCCCACCGCTCCCTTCACGAACTTGCCAAGAAATATGGACCCATTATGCAGATCAAATTTGGGTCAATCCCCGTGGTTGTAGGCTCTTCCGCTGAAGTGGCTGAAGCCATCCTCAAAACCCATGACATTAGCCTTGCTGATCGGCCCAAAATCGCTGCAGGTAAATACACCACCTATAATTACTCAGACATTACATGGTCACAGTATGGGCCTTATTGGAGCCACCTGCGCAAGTTTTGCAACATGGAAATTTTTAGTCCAAAACGCCTTGATTTTTACCAGCATGTGCGTGTAGAGGAGCTGCATTCCCTGCTAAAAAGTCTTTACAAGACGAGTGGAACTCCTTTCAAAACGAGAGAGAAGTTCTCAGACTTGAGTCTTAGTGTGATTAGTCGGTTGGTGTTAGGGAGAAACTACACACTTGAATCGGAAAAAGGGAAGGGAGTGTATACACCACATgagtttaagaaaatcttaGATGAGTTGTTTGTGCTTAATGGGGTGTTGGAAATAGGGGATTGGATCCCTTGGCTCTCTTACTTCGATTTGCAAGGGAACATCAAGAAAATGAAGGCTGTGGCCAAAAAGGTTGACAGGTTTATAGAGCATGAACTGGAGGAACACGATGCTAGGAGAAATGGGGTTAAGAACTATGTGGCTAAGGATATGATGGATATCCTCTTACAACTTTCCGATGATCCTAGTCTTGATGTCGAATTCGGAAGAACCGGAGTGAAGGCCCTCACGCTG GACTTGATTGCGGGCGGAACTGAGAGCACTGCAGTGACAGCAGAATGGGCGCTGGCCGAGCTTTTGAAGAAGCCAGAGATTTTTGAGAAGGCAACAGAAGAGCTAGATAGAGTAATCGGAAGAGAGAGATGGGTAGAAGAAAAAGACATCGTTGACTTACCTTATGTTACTGCAATCATGAAGGAGACCATGCGTCTACACAATGTGTCGCCATTACTGGTCCCAAGAGTTGCCCGTGAAGACGTTCAAATTTCTGGCTATGATATTCCAAAAGGCACTGTTGTGATGGTGAATGTGTGGACCATTGGGAGGGATCCTAAGATATGGGACAACCCTAATGAATTTTGTCCGGAGAGATTTCTCGGTGAGGAGATTGAAGTTGAAGGTCAAAATTTTAAGCTAATGCCCTTCGGAGCTGGCAAGAGGATTTGCGTAGGGTACCCTCTTGGGTTAAAGATAATTCAATCGAGTGTGGCAAATCTCTTGCATGGATTTAATTGGAAATTGCCTAAAGGCATGAAGAAAGAGGACTTGGATATGGAAGAAATCTTCGCACTTTCTACTCCCAAGAAGAACCCGCTTGTCGCTGTTGCTGAGCCTCGACTTCCGCCGCATCTCTACTCCGTGTAA
- the LOC133676455 gene encoding trimethyltridecatetraene synthase-like, with product METWVSYAFAWLATVSLILLASRLRRRKLNLPPGPKPWPIIGNLNLIGELPHRSLHALSQKYGPIMQVQFGSFPVVVGSSVEMAKTILKTHDVIFSGRPKTAAGKYTTYNYSDITWSPYGPYWRQARKMCLMELFSAKRLESYEYIRVEELKALLKTLHKSSGRPINLKDHLTDVSLNVISRMVLGKKYTVKSSENEKEIVTPEEFKEMLDELFLLNGVLDIGDSIPWIAFLDLQGYIKRMKVLSKKFDKFMEHVLDEHESRRKTEDTNWEPKDMVDILLQLASDPNLEVKLERHGVKAFSQDLIAGGTESSAVTVEWAISEILRKPEVFEKASEELDRVIGRERWVEEKDMVNLPYIYAIAKEVMRLHPVAPMLVPREAREDINVNGYDIKKGSRVLVNVWTIGRDPKVWDKPDEFCPERFIGNSIDVRGHDYELLPFGAGRRMCPGYPLGLKVIQATLSNLLHGFKWRLPDGVRKEELSMEEIFGLSTPKKYPLVAVAEPRLPAHVYPK from the exons ATGGAGACTTGGGTGTCCTATGCCTTTGCATGGCTCGCCACTGTATCCCTTATCCTTCTAGCCAGCCGTCTCCGCCGCCGCAAACTCAACCTTCCACCTGGCCCAAAACCCTGGCCCATAATTGGAAACCTCAATCTCATAGGCGAACTCCCGCACCGTTCCCTCCATGCCCTCTCCCAAAAATATGGCCCCATTATGCAAGTCCAGTTTGGATCATTCCCAGTTGTTGTTGGCTCTTCCGTTGAAATGGCAAAAACCATCCTCAAAACCCATGATGTTATCTTCTCTGGCCGCCCCAAAACAGCTGCAGGCAAATACACCACCTATAATTACTCAGATATTACATGGTCTCCGTATGGACCTTATTGGCGTCAAGCGCGTAAAATGTGCTTAATGGAACTTTTTAGTGCTAAGCGCCTTGAGTCATACGAGTACATTCGTGTAGAGGAGTTGAAAGCACTCCTTAAAACTCTTCACAAATCAAGTGGCAGGCCTATTAATCTAAAAGATCACCTTACAGATGTGAGTCTTAATGTAATTAGCCGCATGGTGTTAGGAAAAAAGTACACTGTTAAGAGTTCTGAAAATGAGAAGGAGATAGTGACACCAGAGGAGTTCAAGGAAATGCTTGATGAGTTGTTCTTGCTTAATGGGGTGTTGGATATCGGGGACTCAATCCCTTGGATTGCTTTCTTGGATTTGCAAGGGTACATTAAGAGAATGAAGGTTTTGTCCAAGAAGTTTGACAAGTTTATGGAGCATGTGTTGGATGAGCACGAAAGTAGGAGAAAGACAGAAGACACGAATTGGGAGCCCAAGGATATGGTCGACATCCTTTTGCAGCTTGCTTCTGATCCTAATCTTGAGGTCAAGCTTGAAAGACATGGTGTCAAGGCATTTTCACAG GACTTGATTGCTGGTGGAACTGAGAGCTCTGCTGTGACCGTGGAATGGGCAATCTCAGAAATCTTGAGAAAGCCAGAGGTTTTTGAGAAAGCATCCGAAGAGCTAGATAGGGTAATTGGAAGAGAAAGATGGGTGGAAGAGAAAGACATGGTTAATTTGCCATATATATATGCCATTGCCAAGGAGGTTATGCGTTTGCACCCTGTGGCACCAATGTTAGTCCCTAGAGAAGCACGAGAGGATATCAACGTTAATGGTTACGACATTAAAAAAGGCTCTCGTGTCCTTGTTAATGTATGGACCATAGGAAGAGATCCCAAGGTCTGGGACAAGCCTGATGAATTTTGCCCTGAGAGATTCATTGGTAATTCTATTGATGTTAGAGGTCACGATTATGAGCTACTGCCATTTGGAGCTGGAAGGAGGATGTGTCCTGGATATCCTTTAGGACTAAAGGTGATTCAAGCAACTTTGTCAAATCTTCTTCATGGATTTAAGTGGAGATTACCTGATGGCGTGAGGAAGGAGGAGTTGAGCATGGAGGAAATCTTTGGGCTCTCCACACCGAAGAAATACCCCCTTGTTGCAGTCGCCGAGCCTCGTCTTCCAGCTCATGTTTACCCCAAGTAA
- the LOC133672716 gene encoding linoleate 13S-lipoxygenase 3-1, chloroplastic-like, with protein sequence MALATEIIGGRLIDGSPFLPASKMLTNQRVGMVRRNQFLGSPVLVPSQQIRRQEQLKRAVRAPVAAISEDIIKTNNKTTVPEKAVNFKVRAVVTVRNKHKEDLKATIVKQLDSFTDKIGRNVVLELISTDVDPKSKEPKRSKPAALRDWSKKSNLKAERVHYTAEFTVDSNFGVPGAITVSNKHQQEFFMESITIEGFACGPVHFPCNSWIQSKKDHPGKRIIFSNKPYLPSETPAGLRALREKELRDLRGDGKGVRKLSDRIYDFDVYNDLGNPDKSVNLTRPSLGGKKIPYPRRCRTGRLPMDSDITAESRVEKPLPLYVPRDEQFEESKKNTFSAGRLKAVLHTIIPSLKATISAENHDFSGFSDIDILYKEGLLLKVGLQDEIWKNLPLPKVVTKIQESSEGLLKYDTPKILSRDKFAWLRDDEFARQAVSGVNPVSIESLKVFPPKSNLDPEIYGPQESAFKEEHILGHLNGLSVSQALEENKLFIIDYHDAYLPFLDRINALDGRKAYATRTMFFLTPMGTLKPIAIELSLPPAGPNSRSKRVVTPPMDATSNWVWQLAKAHVCSNDAGVHQLVNHWLRTHASLEPFILAAHRQMSAMHPIFKLLDPHMRYTLEINALARQNLINADGVIESCFTPGRYCMEISAAAYKSSWRFDKEGLPADLIRRGMAVPDPTQPHGLKLLIEDYPYAQDGLLIWSAIENWVRTYVERYYPDSSLVCNDKELQAWYSESINVGHFDLRDAEWWPKLETTDDLVSVLTTIIWLASAQHAALNFGQYPYGGYVPNRPPLMRRLIPEENDPEYANFLADPQKYYLLALPSLLQATKFMAVVDMLSTHSPDEEYIGERQQPSIWSGDAEIIEAFYEFSAEIQQIEKEIDRRNADPSLKHRCGAGVLPYELLAPSSGPGVTCRGVPNSVSI encoded by the exons ATGGCACTAGCTACAGAAATCATTGGGGGTCGTTTGATTGATGGATCACCATTTTTACCAGCGTCAAAAATGTTGACGAACCAACGGGTAGGAATGGTTAGGAGGAACCAGTTCTTGGGGAGTCCAGTTTTGGTGCCTTCGCAACAAATTAGAAGACAGGAGCAGTTGAAGAGAGCCGTGAGGGCTCCTGTGGCAGCTATTAGTGAAGATATAATTAAGACCAACAACAAAACTACTGTGCCTGAAAAGGCAGTGAATTTCAAGGTGAGAGCTGTGGTGACTGTGAGAAACAAGCACAAGGAGGACTTGAAGGCTACTATTGTGAAGCAGTTGGATTCTTTCACTGACAAGATTGGGAGAAATGTTGTTTTGGAGCTTATTAGCACTGATGTTGATCCAA AAAGCAAGGAACCAAAGAGGAGCAAGCCAGCTGCGTTGAGAGACTGgtcaaagaaatcaaatcttAAAGCTGAGAGGGTCCATTACACTGCCGAATTTACAGTTGACTCAAATTTCGGTGTGCCTGGGGCAATCACAGTGAGCAACAAGCATCAACAGGAGTTTTTCATGGAGAGTATCACCATTGAAGGTTTTGCTTGTGGTCCAGTCCATTTCCCTTGCAACTCATGGATACAATCTAAGAAAGATCATCCTGGGAAGAGAATTATTTTCTCTAATAAG CCATATTTACCAAGTGAGACGCCAGCTGGGCTTCGAGCATTGAGAGAGAAGGAACTGAGGGATCTTAGGGGCGATGGAAAGGGAGTTAGAAAATTGTCAGATAGGATTTACGACTTTGATGTGTACAATGATCTGGGAAATCCAGACAAGAGCGTTAACTTGACTAGACCAAGTCTTGGCGGTAAAAAAATCCCATACCCAAGACGATGCCGTACTGGTCGCCTCCCAATGGACTCTG ATATCACTGCAGAGAGCCGAGTGGAGAAGCCATTGCCACTATACGTGCCTAGAGATGAACAATTTGAGGAGtctaagaaaaacactttctcaGCTGGGAGGCTTAAAGCAGTGCTTCATACCATAATACCATCCCTGAAGGCAACCATTTCTGCTGAAAATCATGACTTCAGTGGCTTCTCAGACATTGATATTCTCTACAAAGAAGGGCTTCTTCTTAAAGTAGGGTTGCAAGATGAAATCTGGAAGAACCTACCATTGCCGAAAGTGGTTACTAAGATACAAGAATCAAGTGAGGGATTGCTCAAATATGACACGCCAAAGATCCTTTCCA GGGACAAGTTTGCCTGGTTGAGAGACGACGAATTTGCTCGTCAAGCCGTCTCAGGAGTTAACCCAGTTAGCATTGAGAGCCTCAAGGTTTTTCCACCAAAAAGCAATCTTGATCCTGAAATTTACGGTCCGCAAGAATCCGCTTTCAAGGAAGAACACATTCTGGGCCATCTTAATGGCTTGTCCGTTTCTCAG GCCTTGGAGGAAAACAAACTGTTTATAATTGATTACCATGATGCTTATCTCCCATTTTTGGACCGGATTAATGCCCTTGATGGTAGAAAAGCGTATGCAACTCGTACCATGTTTTTCTTGACGCCTATGGGGACACTTAAGCCCATCGCTATAGAGCTTAGCCTCCCACCAGCGGGGCCAAATTCCAGATCAAAGCGTGTGGTTACACCTCCCATGGATGCAACTAGCAATTGGGTTTGGCAACTCGCTAAGGCTCATGTTTGCTCCAACGATGCTGGTGTTCACCAGCTTGTCAATCACTG GTTACGTACACATGCTTCCCTGGAGCCATTTATACTAGCAGCGCACAGGCAAATGAGTGCAATGCATCCTATTTTCAAACTTTTGGATCCACACATGAGATATACACTAGAGATCAATGCCTTAGCCCGCCAAAACTTAATCAATGCTGATGGTGTTATTGAGTCTTGCTTCACTCCCGGCCGCTATTGTATGGAGATCAGTGCAGCTGCCTACAAAAGCTCTTGGCGTTTTGACAAGGAAGGCCTCCCTGCCGATCTCATTCGCAG GGGTATGGCAGTACCTGACCCGACACAACCACACGGTCTAAAGCTTCTAATTGAGGACTACCCATATGCCCAAGATGGGCTACTAATCTGGTCTGCAATCGAGAACTGGGTTCGCACCTATGTTGAGCGTTACTACCCAGATTCAAGCTTGGTTTGTAATGACAAGGAGCTACAAGCATGGTATTCTGAGTCCATCAATGTAGGTCATTTCGATCTTCGTGATGCTGAATGGTGGCCCAAGCTGGAAACCACTGATGATCTTGTCTCGGTCCTCACCACCATCATCTGGCTTGCATCCGCACAACATGCCGCGCTCAATTTTGGGCAGTACCCCTATGGTGGTTATGTGCCTAATAGACCACCCCTAATGAGAAGATTAATTCCCGAAGAAAATGACCCCGAGTATGCAAATTTCCTGGCTGATCCACAAAAATATTACCTCTTGGCCCTGCCAAGTCTATTGCAAGCAACAAAATTCATGGCTGTGGTGGACATGTTATCAACACACTCACCGGACGAGGAGTACATAGGGGAACGACAACAGCCGTCGATATGGTCAGGCGATGCTGAAATAATCGAGGCATTTTATGAGTTCTCGGCAGAGATTCAGCAGATCGAGAAGGAGATAGACAGAAGGAATGCTGATCCTAGCCTTAAGCACCGGTGTGGTGCAGGGGTGCTGCCATATGAATTACTAGCCCCTAGTTCAGGACCTGGAGTTACATGTAGAGGTGTCCCAAATAGCGTGTCAATATAA